The following proteins are encoded in a genomic region of Aptenodytes patagonicus chromosome 13, bAptPat1.pri.cur, whole genome shotgun sequence:
- the GRIFIN gene encoding grifin, whose translation MALRFEALYPEGMCPGWSVVVKGETSSSTSMFEINLLCDPGDQIALHFNPRFSSSRIICNSFLANHWGKEEVNNTFPFEAKEPFQVEIYSDQDYFHIFINENKILQFKHRQKRLSSITKLQIINDIAISSVEITKRGLY comes from the exons ATGGCATTGCGG ttCGAGGCCCTGTACCCAGAGGGGATGTGTCCCGGCTGGAGCGTCGTGGTCAAGGGTGAGACCAGTTCCAGTACGAGCAT gtttgaaattaatttgctcTGTGACCCCGGAGACCAAATTGCTCTCCATTTTAACCCCCGCTTCTCCAGCTCCAGAATCATCTGCAACTCCTTCCTCGCCAACcactgggggaaggaagaggttaATAACACCTTCCCCTTCGAAGCAAAGGAGCCATTCCAG GTTGAAATCTACTCTGACCAGGACTATTTCCACATTTTCATCAACGAAAACAAAATCTTGCAGTTCAAGCATCGGCAGAAGCGGCTTTCATCCATCACCAAGCTGCAGATTATCAATGATATTGCCATTTCTTCAGTGGAAATCACCAAACGAGGCCTTTACTAG